The DNA segment GCAGGATTTCATCAGCCATTTTGACCGTGCAGAAACACCGGAAAATACTGAAGGTCGCGAAGGTTACGTCTGGTTCAACGGCATGAGCGCTTCGCAACAGGGTGCGCAGTTGAAAGCGTCAATCCGTGATTTCGACAGCGCCAGCTTTGCAGCGCGTAAGCAGAAAATTCAGGATGTGGCGAAGACCATTGCCGCTCAGTATCCGACGGCCAAAGTCTCGGTGGATATCAGCGATACTTACAGCAATATCAGCAGTGCGATCGGCCAAGATCGCCGGGCGATTGATCTGATTTTTGCCGGGCTGAAAGAGATCGGTGTTGAACCGAAAGTGATCCCGATGCGCGGCGGCACCGACGGTGCGGCACTGTCAGCCAAAGGCCTGCTGACGCCGAACTACTTTACCGGCGCACATAATTTTCACTCGAAGTATGAATTCCTGCCAGTGAGTTCGTTCGTGAAATCTTACGAGCTGACCGTGCAGCTGTGCCTGCTGGCCGCAAAAGGTTAAACCGGCAGACCGACGAAAAAAACACCCGGTGTATTAATGGCGGTTTGAGACTGATGATAAATTGCCAGCACCGGTGAAAACAGGCAGATCGTAAAGACGCCGTAAAATCATCCCTGATGGCGCGGACACTTTACTCTTCTGCCTGTTTTCACCTCCTTTTATAAAGGGTAATTTTACTTCAGCGCACCCGACAGAAACTGTTGCAGGCGCGTGCTTTTCGGATTGCTGAAGACTTCCGCCGGATTGCCCTGCTCTTCAATCACACCTTTGTGCAGGAAAATCACGTGATTTGAGACATGACGGGCAAATTCCATTTCGTGGGTGACCACAACCATGGTTTTTCCCTCTTCCGCCAGTTTCTGCATGATGCGCAGCACTTCGCCTACCAGCTCCGGGTCGAGCGCAGAGGTCGGTTCATCGAATAACAGCACTTCAGGCTCCATCGCCAGCGCACGGGCGATTGAGACACGCTGCTGCTGGCCTCCGGACAAGTTCACCGGATATTTGCCCTGCGCACGCGCATCAATCCCCACTTTATCGAGATACTTCACGGCACGTTCGCGCGCTTGCGTTTTGCTCAGCCCCAGCACCTGCACCGGCGCTTCCATGACGTTTTCCAGCACTGTCATGTGACTCCACAGATTGAAATGCTGAAACACCATCGTCAATTTGGTGCGCAATAGTTGCAGCTGCTTCTTATCAAAGACTTTAAGCTGGCCGTCGGTGTCGCGCACCATTCGGATGTCCTGATTATTGACGCTGATCGACCCTTCGCTCGGTTTTTCGAGAAAGTTGATACAGCGTAAAAAGGTACTTTTACCGGAACCAGATGATCCGATAATGCTGATCACATCCCCGGCGTTAGCCATGAGCGACACGCCTTTTAGCACTTCGTGGTCGCCGTAGCGTTTGTGTAAATCGAGAACGGCTAATTTGTTTTCTGACATAACGTTTCCCGCAATGGTGTCGATAGTTGGCTTTTTTTAATGAGCGGCCTGAGGCTTAACGTGCGCCAGCCAGCGTTTTTCCGCCTTGCGGAACAGACCAATCAGAACAAAAGAAACACAAAGATATATCACCGCCGCGATGCCGAAGGCGTAAAACGGCTGATAGGTTGCCGAATTAATATCACGGGCAATCTTCAACACGTCCGGCACAGTGGCGGTAAAGGCCAGCGCGGTAGAGTGCAGCATCAGGATGACTTCGTTACTGTAAGCAGGCAGTGCCGTGCGCAGCGCCGAAGGCAAAATAATGCAGGTATAGAGTTTGAAGCGCGAAAATCCGTAAGCGTTAGCCGCTTCGATTTCACCGTGCGGCACCGAACGGATAGCCCCGGCGAAAATCTCGGTGGTATACGCACAGGTATTGAGCGTTAACGCCAGAATTGTACAGTTCAGACCGCTGCGAAAGAACGCGTTCAGAAAGTCGGTTCCGCGCACGATCTCCAGACTGTACATCCCGGAGTAAAACACCAGCAGCTGAACGTACAGCGGCGTGCCGCGAAAGATGTAGGTATAAAGCCAGATAGGATAACGGATAAATTTATTGGAAGAGACGCGGCCCACGGCCATCGGCACGGCCAGCAGGCCGCCAATCACCACAGAACTGATGAGCAGCCACAACGTAATTGCCAGACCGGTAAACCGGTAGCCATCGCTATAGAGCAGCGACCAGCCATATTGTTGAAGAATATCGATCATAGCTCAGCCCTCTTCACACCCAGCGAATAGCGGCGATCAAGCCATAACAGCACGCCGTTCGACAGCGTGGTAAAAATCAGATAAACCACACCCGCGACAATCGCAAAGTAAAACGGCTGATATGTGCCCTTGCCTGCCAGCTGCGTGGCTTTAACGACATCATTGAGGCCTAGCAAAGACACCAGCGCAGTGGCTTTTAAAATCACCTGCCAGTTATTACCGATACCGGGCAGTGCGAAGCGCATCATGGCCGGAAAGAGTATACGGCGGAAAATCTGTGAGCCTGAGAAACCAAAGGCGGTCGCCGCTTCGATCTGTCCACGGGGAACGGCCATAAACGCGCCACGGAAGGTCTCGGTGAAATATGCACCATAGATAAAACCGAGCGTGATGATACCGGCGCTCATCGGGTCGATATCAATTTGGGTAAATCCAAGTGATTCTGTCACGCTGTTGAGCGCAATCTGCAAGCCGTAAAAAATTAATAACATCAATACCAGATCAGGTACGCCGCGGATAAGCGTGGTGTAACAACCAAAGAAACCAGAGATAACCCGGCTCTTTGACAGTTTCCCACCGGCCCCGATAAGCCCTATCACCAGCGCTAAAACAACTGACGAAATCGCCAGTTCCAGTGTCACCAACGTGCCCTGGATGATTACCTGGGAATACCCATACAGCATGGTTTTTTCCTGTCTCAATGGATCCCGCCGCAGACCAGACAGCGCCCGCGTCAGAACCTCAGGGAGCGACGTACCGCCCCCTGTGGCACATCACACAGCGGATAATTAGCCGCCGTATACGTCAAAGTCGAAGTATTTCTTCGCCAGCTTGTCGTAAGTCCCGTCTTTACGCATGCTGTCAAACGCCTTGTTAAGCGCAGCTTTCAGGTCGGTGTCGGTCTTACGCAGACCCATACCAGTACCCACACCGAAGAATTTATCGTCTTTCACGGAGGGACCTGCGAACGCGTAGTCCTTGCCAGCTGACTGTTTCAGGAAGCCTTCGCTGCCTGCCACTTCATCCTGGAATGCCGCGTCGAGACGGCCAGATGCCAGATCCGCATAAATCAGATCCTGGTTCTGGTAAGCCACCACGTTGATACCTTTTGGCTGCCACATTGCGTTGGCATAGGCTTCCTGAGTGGAACCCTGCAATACGCCAACGTTTTTACCTTTCAGCGCATCCAGTTCAGGCAACACTTTAGAGCCTTTAGGTGCGATCAGACGGGCGTTGGCAGCGTACAGTTTCTCAGTGAAATCAATTTCCTGCTGACGCTTTTCAGTGATGGACAGTGAGGAAATGATCGCATCAATTTTTTTGGCTTTCAGAGACGGGATTAGCGCATCGAAATCACTTTCAACGTACGTACATTTGATGGCCGCACGCTTACACATTTCGTTAGCGAGATCGATATCAAAACCAACCAGCTTGCCACTGGAGTCTTTTGATTCAAATGGGGCATAAGTCGGATCGGTGCCGATATTAATTGCTTTAGGCGCGGCAGCAAATGCACTGCCAGCACTGGCTAAGACCAGAACCAGCGGAAGAACCTTGAACAACTTTTTCATACATTAGCCTCAGTGATTATTCATCTGTTGTGGTTGCGTGTGCGTGAATGAACGTCTTTTTATAGTTTGCTGAACGATGCAAATGGCTTTTTTGCCAGATTCTCTCATGCACTTTTCATGCCGTTTCTCAGTAAGGCCAATTTCCTTGTAAAGAGAGCGAAAACCGGTCAAAAAATCATCAGGAAGTTGAAAGTATTCAGAGGTCTGAGTAAAGGATAGCGTAAGGGTTGCCTGGCGCTGCACCGCAATGAATCAATTTGTGATCACTGTTGGTGCAATGTTAGTGAAATGCTAGAAATGAGTGCGTAAGCGGTGGGAAAAACTCAGTGGCTGCCCTGCCATCGAACAAATAAGTCCTGTGGCAGTTCAATATCAAACTGGTCAATCACGCGGTTGACGGTCTGATTAATGATATCGTCAACCGATTCCGGGCGATGATAGAACGCCGGGACCGGTGGCATGATGATCGCCCCCAGCTCGGCTGCCTGGGTCATCAGTCGCAGGTGCCCGAGATGCAGCGGAGTTTCGCGAACGCAAAGCACCAGACGACGGCTTTCTTTGAGTACCACATCGGCAGCGCGGGTAAGTAAACCATCGGTGTAACTGTTCACAATGCCGGACAGCGTTTTAATCGAACACGGCAAAATCACCATTCCGGTGGTTTTATATGAGCCGGAAGAAATACTGGCGGCGATATCACGGGAATCATGCACTACATTGGCCAGTGCCTGAACATCACGCAACGTCAGATCGGTTTCCAGGGTCAGCGTTTGCCGTGCGGCATTGCTCATCACCAGATGAGTTTCAATATCGGGCACGTTTTGCAGCACCTGCAATAACCGGACGCCATAAATTGCGCCGCTGGCGCCTGAAATGCCGACAATAAGTCGTTTCATGAAAACTGCCTTAGAAAAATGTTACCGGACCCGATGATGCTAATACTGACATAAATTCAGACATAAAAAAACGCGCCCGCCCGGCTGTTCACCGGAGGGGCGCGCTTCAACGGATGTCAGCAACCGGCTAATCAGCCTTCGTTGTGCATCTCGAGGTTTTCAGCTTCCTGCTGGCCACGTAACGCCTGAGCGTCGTCGTTGCGCAGGGCTTCGAGATATTCCAGGTAATTCTGGTCAACGTCTTTGGTGACGTAAATACCGTCAAACACCGAACACTCAAACTTCTCGATATCGCTGTTATCTTCTTTTACTGCGGCGATCAAATCGCTGAGATCCTGGAAGATGAGCGCATCTGCACCGATAATCTGATTGATTTCGCTGACTTCACGACCGTGTGCAATCAGTTCGTTGGCGCTGGGCATATCGATGCCGTACACGTTCGGGAAACGGATTTCCGGTGCCGCAGAGGCCAGATAAACACGTCTCGCGCCCGCTTCACGCGCCATCTCTACAATCTGCTGAGAGGTGGTGCCGCGCACGATGGAGTCATCGACCAGCAATACGTTCTTATCACGGAACTCTGCGCGGTTAGCGTTCAGTTTGCGACGAACGGATTTACGACGCTCCTGCTGACCCGGCATGATAAACGTACGGCCTACGTAGCGGTTTTTCACAAAACCCTGCCGGTACGGTTTATTCAGGATGCGCGCGATTTCCAGCGCGATATCGCAAGAGGTTTCCGGGATTGGAATCACCACGTCGATATCCAGATCTTCCCATTCACGGGCAATCTTCGCGCCCAACTTTTCACCCATGCGTACACGGGCGCTGTAGACGGAAATTTTGTCGATGAACGAGTCAGGACGCGCGAAATACACATACTCGAACAGGCATGGGTTGTACTGCGGATTCTCAGCACACATGCGGGTGAACAGCTGGCCTTTTTCGGTGATGTACACCGCTTCGCCCGGCGCAACATCGCGCAGGAACTCAAAGCCCAGCGTATCTAACGCCACGCTCTCAGACGCCACCATGTACTCGTTACGCCCACCTTCCAGCGTACGTTTGCCGATCACCAGCGGGCGGATGCCGTGCGGGTCACGGAACGCCAGCATGCCGTGGCCGATGATCATCGCCACGCAGGCATACGCGCCACGGATTTTCAGGTTCACAGCCGCGACGGCGGCAAAAATGTTGTCAGCTTCCAGCGGATAATGTTGGAAACGATCCAGCTCGCTGGCCAGGATATTCAGCAGGACTTCAGAATCGGAAGTCGTGTTGACGTGGCGGCGCTGGCCTTCGAACAGGTTACTTCTCAGTTCATGGGCATTCGTCAGGTTACCGTTATGGGCCAGGGTGATGCCAAACGGAGAGTTGACGTAAAAAGGTTGAGCTTCTGAAGCGCTGGAACTGCCAGCCGTTGGGTAGCGAACATGGCCGATGCCCATGTTGCCTTGCAAGCGAAGCATATGGCGGGCTTCGAAAACATCCTTCACCAGGCCATTCGCTTTCCGTAAACGGAAGTTATTATTGGCGTCAATGGTGACGATGCCTGCGGCATCCTGCCCACGGTGTTGTAACACCGTTAACGCGTCATAAATCGACTGGTTTACCGGCATGAAACCGGCGATACCGACAATACCGCACATGTTGTCTTTTCCTCTTCAGCGCTGCCAAAACTAAAGATGTTTTGGCAAGAAACTCGACGTGCTCTGCAGGTAGTCAAAGAACCACCTGATGATATAACTGAACTGTGGGATCAACTGAGATTGCTTCCAGTCTTCACTTTGTGAGAAACCGGTAAAAGTATCCAGGAAGAACAGCATCGCGGAGACAATCAACACACCGCGCAGTGCGCCAAAGCACACACCTAACACCCTGTCAGTGCCGGACAACCCGGTTCTTTCCACCAGCGAACCAATCACATAGTTGACAATTGCACCTACGATCAACGTCGCGATGAACAAGATGGCAATTGCGATCCCGTTTCGAACTAACTCATCTTCGAAACGCGTGAAGTAGATGGCGAGGTAAGGATAATAATGGCTGGCAACGAAGAAGGCACAAGCCCAGGTTACCAACGATAAAGCCTCACGAACAAAGCCACGAATCAAACTGACTAAGGCAGAAAATCCGATAACCGCAATGATGACGTAATCAATCCAGACCATTAACTATTCCAGTGTCTAATCCAGTCATGTCTACCCCGGCATCCAAATCGCTGCGAATTCTAACAGAAAAAGAAAACGTTTGCGTAGGGGAAATCTGCCGGTCAGACAAATTAATAATAGCGATTAAAAAAACCTCAATCGCAGCATAAACCTATAAAAAATCAGCGTGCCTATTCTATAGAAAAAGGGCACAAATCGCTTGTGCCCTCCGTGGTAATTATTATTGCCTGAACCCAGTCATTGGCGTTGCAGCAAGGCAGGAACCCGATGAGCTTACATTAGTAAGTAATTCGGGTTCCTGAATGCGGCGAACGCAGCTGCAGCGTCATGGACGCAAGATCAGTGCGCGCTGTAAGCGCGAACCTGCCCACCCAGTCCACTCAACTGTTGCAATTGTGGCAATGACGCTTCCAGTTTTTGCTTCGACGCATCCGGACCGACGTACAACCGTGTGATTTGCCCCTGTACCGGAGTGGAAGGGACGGTGTACGCACGGAAACCTGACAAGCGCAGATTCGCGACAATCTCATTGGCTTTGGCAGCATTTTTCAATGCGCCCAGCTGCACGACGTAAGACTGACCCGCCGGTGCTTTTTCTTCTGGCGTAGTCTTCGGCTGTTCGACCGCTTTTGGCTGCTCGACAGGTTTAGTCTGTTCGACCGGCTTCGGCTGTTCAACCGGTTTCTGTTTAACCACCGGCGGCGCTTCAACCATTGGTTTAGGTTCGATGGTTTTCGGTTTTTGCACTATCGGTTTTTGCACTACCGGTTTTTGCTCAACCGGCTTCTGCTTAGCCGTTTCGGTCCGCGTTGGCGACACGGCCTTCTTCTGCTCAGGCAATGTTGTCGACGGCGGCGTTTCTACCGTGGTGTTGCCTGGTGCGACCGCGCCGCGATTGGCAGCCGTAGTATTGTTCGCAGAATGGTCCTCTTCAGGCGCGCCACTCATCGCCTGATTGGCACCTTCCGGCGCCTGCGCAGGCAGCGACTGGGTCACCGGCGGCACAGAGTCCTGTTCTTCAACATCACCTGCTTTTGGCACCAATGGAATAGACGCAAATTCGTCTTCGTAATGTTTTTTCTTGCCGTCGAGTAAACCGGGCAAAATGATGACGCCCAGCGCCACCAGAATGACCGTCCCGACCAGACGATTTTGAAACTTACTTGCCACTGGTTTTCCCCGTATCTAAAGCATCCATTACGTGAGCGACGGTATGAAACGAACCGCAGACGATCACAATATCCTCAGGAGCCGCCTCCTCCATAGCCTGTTTCCAGGCTGATCCGACATCCGCAAACTCACTCGCCGAAGGCAGGTGCGCCGTCAGCTCTTTTGCACTGGCGCCGCGCGGACCTTCGAGCGGTGCGCAATACCAGACATCGACCAGAGGCGACAGGCATGCCAGCGTACCGGCAATATCTTTATCTGACAACATGCCCACCACCGCCCGGATTTTCCCGTTCTGACGCGGCAACTGCGCCAGACGCCCGGCCAGATAAGCCGCTGCATGAGGATTGTGCGCAACGTCAAGGATCAGGCGTGGCGATTCGCTCACAGTCTGGAAACGCCCCGGCAGCGCGGCACGTTGCAATCCCGTGCGTATGGCATCAGCCGGAATATCCAGCGGCGAATAATGCAATGCTGCCAGCGCCGTGGCGGCATTCGCCAGCGGAACGTTCGGCAACGGCAGATTTTCCAGCGCACCGGTTTCTGCGCCGTTGTGCAGCGCCGCCCACCGCCAGCTCTCATCACTGGCGGTAAAATGCCAGTTCGTATCACGACGGTACAAATCAGACTGTTTTTCCTGCGCGACGTCGGCAATCGACTGCGGCATATCCGGCTCACCGACGACTGCAGGTTTGCCCGCACGGAAAATACCGGCCTTTTCGCGGCCAATGCTTCCACGATCGGAACCCAGCCAGTCGGTGTGATCGAGCGCAATGCTGGTGACGACCGACACCGAGGCATCCACGATATTTGTGGCATCCAGGCGCCCTCCCAGTCCCACTTCAAGGATAACCACGTCAAGCTTCGCCTGCCTGAACAGATGCAACGCAGAAAGCGTGCTGTATTCGAAATAGGTCAGTGAGATATCACCGCGACCGGCTTCCAGCAGCGCAAAAGACTCACAGTGCGTCGCTTCCGGTAGCTCTTCACCCTGAATGCGTACGCGCTCGGTATAACGCACAAGATGAGGGGAACTGTAAACGCCGACACGATAACCGGCGGCCATCAGAATCGATTCGAGTGTGGCGCAGGTGGTGCCTTTACCATTGGTGCCCGCGACGGTAAAGACCAGCGGTGCTGGCGTCAGCAAATCGAGTTTAGCAGCAACCGCGCTGACCCGCGTAAGGCCCAGTTCAATCGCCTGAGAATGGAGGTGTTCGAGATAATAAAGCCACGTGGCAAGGGGCGACGTGGCTTGAGGGATATGTTGATTTTGCATGAGCCAGTTCAACCTGTTCAGGTTCGCTTCGACACAACATCACCAGACTGAGACAGCAGGCAATGCCCTCTTTGTCAGATACCACTAACAGAGTAAAAGCACGGCCTGCCAGTCCTGAGCGATAACAGCTTGACGGCGACAGTTTGGGCGGCACAACAATGAGTGGCCGCCCTGAACAACTGACCGGCTTTTACTCAGATCGATCAGGCATCCTGATGGTCATCGGCAGAACCGTTGACAGCAGCCGGAACCTCGGCCACTTTTGGCTCCGGTTGCCCGGTCAGTTTCGCCAGAACGCTGCCTAATTTGGCACGCAAATCCGGACGACGGACGATCATGTCGATCGCGCCTTTTTCGATCAGGAACTCGCTGCGCTGGAAACCAGCAGGCAGTTTTTCACGAACGGTTTGCTCGATAACTCGCGGGCCGGCAAAACCAATCAGGGCTTTTGGCTCAGCCACGTTGATATCACCCAGCATCGCGAGGCTGGCTGAAACACCGCCCATGGTCGGATCAGTCAGTACAGAAATGTACGGTAAACCGCGTTCCTGTAATTTTGCCAACGCCGCACTGGTTTTCGCCATCTGCATCAGCGACATCAGCGCTTCCTGCATACGTGCGCCGCCACTGGCTGAGAAACACACCAGCGGGCAGTTATCTTCCATTGCCTGTTCTACAGCACGCACGAAACGTGCGCCTACCACAGAGGCCATGGAACCGCCCATGAAAGCAAACTCAAACGACGCGACCACAATCGGCATACCAAACAGCGTACCTTTCATGACAACCATGGCGTCTTTTTCGTTGGTTTCTTTCTGCGCAGCCACCAGACGATCTTTGTATTTTTTGGAATCTTTAAACTTCAGAACATCTTTAGGCTCAAGCTCGCTACCTAATTCAACCTCACTCCCCTCGTCCATGAAAGAGGACAGACGCATACGCGCAGACATACGCATATGGTGGTCACACTTAGGGCAAACCATGAGGTTACGCTCGAGCTCGGCGCGGTAAAGTACCTGTCCGCAGCTGTCACATTTAGTCCAGACGCCCTCAGGAATGCTTGCCTTACGGGTTTGCGAGTCAGTGCTCTTACTAAGAATTCGTTCAATCCAGCTCATCGATAACCTTTCTGTTTGAACCCGGCCGAAGCCAGTCCGCTGTTCATGCTGTAACAAGTCCCCTGAAACCTACCCAAAAACGTCTGTCTGCGGGGTGATAAAAAAACTCACACGCCGCATCACAGAAGGGTTGTTCGCAGGAACAGACCATAAATTGTCGCTCATTAAACCATAACAGCCAGAGACTGTGGATAAAAAACTGGTGAGTCTGCGGGTTTAATGACCGTCAATATCCTGTTAATTCATAAAATCGTCACGGGATTAACCCTGATGACGTTTCTCTTTCGCCGCCGCACGTTTGTGCCGCCAGATTTCAATCACACCTGGGAGGATCGAAACCACGATGATGCCGACGATCAGTAATTTCAGATTTTCCTGAACAATCGGGAGATCACCGAAAAGGTAGCCTGCGTAAGTAAACAGCAGCACCCAAATTAGCGCACCAATCACGTTATACGCCGCGAAATGGCGATAAGACATATGTCCCATGCCGGCAACAAACGGCGCAAATGTCCGGACGATCGGCACGAAGCGCGCAAGAATAATCGTTTTACCGCCATGTTTCTCGTAAAACTTATGCGTCTTGTCTAAATAACTGCGACGGAAAATCTTCGAATTTGGGTTGCTGAACAGGCGCTCCCCAAAGACCCGCCCGATGGTGTAGTTTACGGCGTCCCCCACAATGGCAGCAATCGCCATCAGAAACACCATCAGATGCACATTAAGATCATTGGTCGGCAACGCGGCCAGCGCACCCGCGACGAACAGCAATGAATCCCCCGGCAGGAAAGGTGTCACCACCAGCCCGGTTTCGCAAAACAGGATCAGGAACAAAATCCCGTAAACCCAGGCGCCATACTGCGCAACCAGCTCCGCCAAATGCACATCAATATGTAGAATAAAATCAATCACAAACTGGATAAAACCCATTTGATTTTCCGTCCTTTTTTACACCATCAGAGGTTCTTAGTCTTCTAAGAACAGCGGCCCCATATTCACCTGAGGTAATGCAAATTTCTCGGGGTAATCCACACAGACCAGATACAGCCCTTCCGCTTTTCCGGTCGCCGCCGCCAGATTGCGATCTTTCGCCGCCAGCAGTTCGGCCATCCAGTTCACCGGCTGATTCCCCGCACCAATTTCCACCAGACTGCCAACAATGTTACGCACCATGTGATGCACAAACGCGTTAGCCTTAATATCCACCACGACATAATTGCCGTGACGTGTGACATTCAGATGCATCATGTAGCGCCACGGCGTGCGTGACTGGCACTGCGATGCACGAAACGACGTGAAATCGTTCTCGCCCAGCAACGCCTGACCAGCCAGCTGCATTTTTTCCACATCCAGCGGCATGTGTACGTGCGTCACGCCGGTATGCAAAATTGCCGAACGGTAGCGATGATTGTAGATAACGTAGCGATAACGACGGGCAGTGGCACTGAAACGCGCGTGGAAATCTTCCCCTACGTTCGCACACCAGCGCACAGCAATGTCTTTTGGCAGATGGGTATTCACGCCCATCGTCCATGCCGCGTCATTACGCATCACCGGCGTATCAAAATGCACCACCTGACCGGTGGCACTGACGCCCGCATCGGTGCGACCGGCGCAGAACACTACAATTGGCGTATCAGCCACACGGCTAAGCGATTTCTCCAGACATTCCTGAACACTCGCCGCACCCTGCTGACGTTGCCAGCCGTAATAAGCGCTGCCGTTGTACTCAATACCTAACGCAATGCGCCCCACGGCGGGAGCAGCACTGACATCAGCAATAACGTCGTCGGACATAATCAGTACCAGTATTCATTGATCAGTTTTTCTGCGGTTTCCACCGCCATCAGAGCACCGCCAAAACGCACGTTATCCGCCACTGACCAGAACTGCAATAACTCAGGCACGCCGTAATCGTTACGCAGACAACCGATACTCAGATTGGCGTTGCCGGACGCATCGCTCACCTGAGTCGGAAAATCGTCTTCGTCGCTCAGGGAAATATCGTCGATACGTTCCAGTTCCGTGCGCGCTTCTTCTGCAGACAATGGACGCAAACCTTCCAGATGCACAACCTGCGCGTGCCCGTAGAACACCGGTGACTGCACGCAGCTGACAGAAATAGGCAAGCCGTCGTCCTGCAACACTTTACGCACCTGATCCACCAGACGACGTTCCTGTAGTACGCTGCCTTCTTCATCGCTTACCAGCGGCAACAGATTGAACGCCAGCTGCTTACTGAAAAGACCGCCCTCTTCGGCCGGAATGCCGTTCAGCAGGCGCGCACTTTGCCCGGCTAAATCATCCACCGCAACCTTACCCAGTGCGGAAACGGACAGCAGAGAGGTCACGTGCAAACGCGATAAACCCGCCTGTTCGGTCAGCGGTTTGATTGCGGTCAGCAACTGACTGGTCAGGCTGTCAGCCACGGCGACGATATTGCGGTTGCGATAATGAGACAGCGCATCTGGGTTAACACCCGGCACCACCAACGGAATGTCGTGCTCCAGCGAGAACAGGCCGCTGCTGTCGATCACCAGGCAGCCCTGATTGGCGGCTTCTTCAGCATACAGCGCAGAGGCTTCGCTGCCCGCGACAAAGAACGCCAGTTGAACCTGTGACCAGTCAAATTCAGACGCCAGCTGTACGCGCAGGCTTTTGCCATTAAAGCGGACGGTCTGACCTGCGCTACGCTCACTCGCCAGCGGGAAGAGCTCACCAACCGGGAACTGACGCTCGGCCAGTAAATCCAGTAACGCATCACCGACTGCGCCCGTTGCGCCAAGCAGCGCAATATTCCAGCCTTCAGACATGTTGGTTTTCTCCAGAAATAAAAGTGCAAAATACAAAGGGGCGATGAATGATCACCGCCCTGCTTTCGAAATCGTTATCACATCACTGTATGTGGAAAAGCTTAAGGGCGCGTTAAGGCTCAGTCCGTCACGCTGTTAAAGCCCAGCTTTTTCAGCACATCTGCAGTTGCCGGATCGTCACAGATCACCCGCAATGATGACCACTCACGACGCTCTTCATAGAACTTACGCAGCTTGTCGAACTCGCCCGGTTTTCCGGCCACACGGCGCAAAGGCCGGTCATCGCGGCGCACATCATACACTAAGTGAATAAGTCGCAGCAGTTTGGCTTCACTCAGTGCACCGCGCAGCGTGACTTCAGCAAATTCTGGCGGCGGTAACAGCGAGGCCAGCTCAACGGTTTGTGGCTGACCGATAAACTGACTGAATGCCTCAAACACCTGGGTGGTGCCGCGCGCCTTGCCTTCCAGGCTATAGCCTGCGATATGCGCGGTACCGATAGCCACTTTATCGAGC comes from the Enterobacteriaceae bacterium Kacie_13 genome and includes:
- the purF gene encoding amidophosphoribosyltransferase: MCGIVGIAGFMPVNQSIYDALTVLQHRGQDAAGIVTIDANNNFRLRKANGLVKDVFEARHMLRLQGNMGIGHVRYPTAGSSSASEAQPFYVNSPFGITLAHNGNLTNAHELRSNLFEGQRRHVNTTSDSEVLLNILASELDRFQHYPLEADNIFAAVAAVNLKIRGAYACVAMIIGHGMLAFRDPHGIRPLVIGKRTLEGGRNEYMVASESVALDTLGFEFLRDVAPGEAVYITEKGQLFTRMCAENPQYNPCLFEYVYFARPDSFIDKISVYSARVRMGEKLGAKIAREWEDLDIDVVIPIPETSCDIALEIARILNKPYRQGFVKNRYVGRTFIMPGQQERRKSVRRKLNANRAEFRDKNVLLVDDSIVRGTTSQQIVEMAREAGARRVYLASAAPEIRFPNVYGIDMPSANELIAHGREVSEINQIIGADALIFQDLSDLIAAVKEDNSDIEKFECSVFDGIYVTKDVDQNYLEYLEALRNDDAQALRGQQEAENLEMHNEG
- the cvpA gene encoding colicin V production protein, with the translated sequence MVWIDYVIIAVIGFSALVSLIRGFVREALSLVTWACAFFVASHYYPYLAIYFTRFEDELVRNGIAIAILFIATLIVGAIVNYVIGSLVERTGLSGTDRVLGVCFGALRGVLIVSAMLFFLDTFTGFSQSEDWKQSQLIPQFSYIIRWFFDYLQSTSSFLPKHL
- the dedD gene encoding cell division protein DedD; protein product: MASKFQNRLVGTVILVALGVIILPGLLDGKKKHYEDEFASIPLVPKAGDVEEQDSVPPVTQSLPAQAPEGANQAMSGAPEEDHSANNTTAANRGAVAPGNTTVETPPSTTLPEQKKAVSPTRTETAKQKPVEQKPVVQKPIVQKPKTIEPKPMVEAPPVVKQKPVEQPKPVEQTKPVEQPKAVEQPKTTPEEKAPAGQSYVVQLGALKNAAKANEIVANLRLSGFRAYTVPSTPVQGQITRLYVGPDASKQKLEASLPQLQQLSGLGGQVRAYSAH
- the folC gene encoding bifunctional tetrahydrofolate synthase/dihydrofolate synthase, with amino-acid sequence MQNQHIPQATSPLATWLYYLEHLHSQAIELGLTRVSAVAAKLDLLTPAPLVFTVAGTNGKGTTCATLESILMAAGYRVGVYSSPHLVRYTERVRIQGEELPEATHCESFALLEAGRGDISLTYFEYSTLSALHLFRQAKLDVVILEVGLGGRLDATNIVDASVSVVTSIALDHTDWLGSDRGSIGREKAGIFRAGKPAVVGEPDMPQSIADVAQEKQSDLYRRDTNWHFTASDESWRWAALHNGAETGALENLPLPNVPLANAATALAALHYSPLDIPADAIRTGLQRAALPGRFQTVSESPRLILDVAHNPHAAAYLAGRLAQLPRQNGKIRAVVGMLSDKDIAGTLACLSPLVDVWYCAPLEGPRGASAKELTAHLPSASEFADVGSAWKQAMEEAAPEDIVIVCGSFHTVAHVMDALDTGKTSGK
- the accD gene encoding acetyl-CoA carboxylase, carboxyltransferase subunit beta, whose product is MSWIERILSKSTDSQTRKASIPEGVWTKCDSCGQVLYRAELERNLMVCPKCDHHMRMSARMRLSSFMDEGSEVELGSELEPKDVLKFKDSKKYKDRLVAAQKETNEKDAMVVMKGTLFGMPIVVASFEFAFMGGSMASVVGARFVRAVEQAMEDNCPLVCFSASGGARMQEALMSLMQMAKTSAALAKLQERGLPYISVLTDPTMGGVSASLAMLGDINVAEPKALIGFAGPRVIEQTVREKLPAGFQRSEFLIEKGAIDMIVRRPDLRAKLGSVLAKLTGQPEPKVAEVPAAVNGSADDHQDA
- a CDS encoding DedA family protein, yielding MGFIQFVIDFILHIDVHLAELVAQYGAWVYGILFLILFCETGLVVTPFLPGDSLLFVAGALAALPTNDLNVHLMVFLMAIAAIVGDAVNYTIGRVFGERLFSNPNSKIFRRSYLDKTHKFYEKHGGKTIILARFVPIVRTFAPFVAGMGHMSYRHFAAYNVIGALIWVLLFTYAGYLFGDLPIVQENLKLLIVGIIVVSILPGVIEIWRHKRAAAKEKRHQG